The following proteins are encoded in a genomic region of Rattus rattus isolate New Zealand chromosome 2, Rrattus_CSIRO_v1, whole genome shotgun sequence:
- the LOC116893675 gene encoding olfactory receptor 5A1-like — protein sequence MMTSRSVLGDGNHTSVTMFVLLGLLDQAELQLILFPVFLGTYIITLIWNLGLIILIRMDSHLQTPMYFFLNFLSFIDICYSSSISPRMLSDFLRAEKTISFTACATQYFVLAWMGMSECYLLAAMAYDRYVAIGNPLQYSAIMAPSLCWKMVAGVYGSGFFSSFAQTVTCFNLYYCGPNVIHHFFCDVPQIISLSCSDPFICQLVLFLAAVFIGFGSFLVILLSYVFIAVSILKVASFKGCVKAFKTCGSHLATVTLFYGTVFSVYMHHSSQHSTKQDKVLSVVYTILIPMINPLIYSLRNTEIKGALKRMMKKAAHLLQKA from the coding sequence ATGATGACAAGCAGATCTGTGTTGGGAGATGGAAACCACACATCAGTGACCATGTTTGTCCTCCTGGGGCTCTTGGACCAAGCTGAACTACAGCTTATCCTTTTTCCTGTCTTCCTAGGAACCTACATCATTACTCTGATTTGGAACCTGGGTCTTATCATCCTCATCAGAATGGACTCTCACCTGCAAacacccatgtacttctttctcaatttcttgtCATTTATAGATATATGCTATTCTTCTTCTATCAGCCCAAGGATGCTTTCAGACTTCTTAAGAGCAGAAAAGACAATTTCCTTCACTGCTTGTGCCACTCAGTATTTTGTTTTGGCCTGGATGGGTATGTCCGAGTGCTACCTGCTAGCTGCCATGGCCTATGACAGGTATGTGGCCATTGGTAACCCTCTGCAGTACTCAGCTATCATGGCTCCCAGTCTTTGCTGGAAAATGGTTGCTGGTGTCTATGGGAGTGGTTTCTTTAGTAGCTTTGCTCAAACAGTTACTTGTTTTAATCTCTACTATTGTGGGCCAAATGTCATTCatcatttcttctgtgatgtgCCTCAGATCATTTCCTTGTCTTGCTCTGATCCCTTCATCTGCCAGCTGGTTCTTTTCCTGGCGGCTGTTTTTATTGGGTTTGGCTCTTTCCTTGTTATCCTCTTATCCTATGTATTCATTGCAGTTTCCATCCTGAAAGTGGCCTCATTCAAGGGCTGTGTCAAGGCCTTCAAGACATGTGGTTCCCACCTGGCAACAGTGACTCTCTTCTATGGCACAGTCTTCTCTGTGTACATGCACCACAGCTCTCAGCATTCCACAAAGCAAGACAAGGTGCTGTCTGTGGTCTATACTATCCTCATCCCCATGATAAACCCTCTGATCTACAGTCTGAGGAACACAGAGATCAAGGGGGCCCTCAAGAGAATGATGAAGAAGGCAGCACATTTACTTCAGAAAGCATAG